The Aureitalea marina genome includes a window with the following:
- a CDS encoding DUF6265 family protein encodes MIKIPSFLLVILLLIPATGWAQHGFENTKVFDKSKASPKATLTDIDWIAGHWRGEAFGGITEEIWSPPLGNSMMCSFKLVMDGEVQFYEIVTISEVEETLVLKLKHFHGDLKGWEEKDETVNFKLVEIQENHVYFDEFTFERISDDEMIIYVVADIDGHKDEIAFPYKRFQ; translated from the coding sequence ATGATAAAAATTCCATCTTTCCTTTTGGTGATATTGCTTTTGATCCCTGCTACAGGTTGGGCGCAACACGGCTTTGAAAACACCAAGGTTTTTGATAAGTCCAAGGCCTCGCCTAAAGCAACTTTGACAGATATCGATTGGATCGCAGGACATTGGCGGGGAGAAGCTTTTGGCGGCATTACAGAAGAGATCTGGTCTCCTCCTTTGGGGAACTCCATGATGTGTAGTTTTAAGCTAGTGATGGATGGTGAGGTTCAGTTCTATGAAATTGTTACAATTAGTGAGGTAGAAGAGACCCTGGTACTAAAACTAAAACACTTTCATGGGGACCTGAAAGGATGGGAGGAGAAGGATGAAACCGTCAATTTCAAACTGGTCGAAATTCAGGAAAACCACGTCTATTTTGACGAATTTACCTTCGAAAGGATATCCGATGATGAAATGATCATCTATGTGGTAGCCGATATAGATGGCCACAAGGATGAGATCGCGTTTCCCTACAAACGCTTTCAATAA
- a CDS encoding saccharopine dehydrogenase family protein: MHNIVVLGAGMVGSAMAIDLAQKHHVTVTDRSSDVLEKLKQRQPQLNTEVLDVTHKDDLVKCIETADLVVSAVPGFLGFETLKTIIQSGKNVVDIAFFPENSLDLDQLAKEHGVTAIVDCGVAPGMDNIILGHYNEQMTITDFECLVGGLPKVKKWPFAYKAPFSPVDVIEEYTRPARYVENGQMIVREALTDCEYVEFDGVGTLESFNSDGLRSLIFTMDHIPNMKEKTLRYPGHVEYVRVLKESGFFNEDPVQVNGQEVTPLDFTSKILFNEWKLGEDEPEITVMRVSLKGTDKDGKATEVIYDLHDEYDPETGISSMSRTTGYTATAAANWLLDGHFDQHGVFPPELIGGHPGCFDYFLNHLAQRGVHYTKR; the protein is encoded by the coding sequence ATGCACAATATAGTCGTATTGGGTGCCGGCATGGTAGGTTCTGCCATGGCCATAGACCTGGCCCAAAAACATCATGTAACGGTAACGGATAGAAGCTCCGACGTCCTTGAGAAATTGAAGCAAAGACAGCCCCAACTCAACACCGAGGTCCTGGATGTAACTCACAAGGATGATCTGGTCAAATGCATTGAGACTGCCGATTTGGTTGTTAGTGCAGTTCCTGGTTTCCTGGGTTTTGAGACTTTGAAGACGATCATTCAATCCGGTAAAAATGTAGTCGATATCGCCTTTTTCCCAGAGAATTCATTGGATCTGGATCAGTTGGCTAAGGAGCATGGGGTGACGGCCATTGTCGATTGTGGTGTGGCACCTGGGATGGACAACATTATCTTGGGTCATTACAATGAGCAAATGACCATAACAGATTTTGAATGCCTGGTGGGAGGATTGCCCAAGGTCAAGAAATGGCCTTTCGCTTACAAGGCCCCTTTTTCACCAGTCGATGTGATCGAAGAGTATACCAGGCCGGCTCGTTATGTGGAAAATGGTCAGATGATCGTCCGAGAAGCCTTGACAGATTGCGAATACGTAGAGTTTGATGGAGTTGGAACCTTGGAATCCTTTAATTCCGATGGCTTAAGGTCCTTGATTTTTACCATGGATCATATTCCCAACATGAAGGAGAAGACCTTGCGATATCCTGGTCATGTCGAGTATGTTCGGGTGTTAAAGGAGAGTGGATTCTTCAATGAGGATCCGGTGCAGGTCAATGGACAGGAGGTCACCCCCCTGGACTTTACCAGTAAGATACTCTTTAATGAGTGGAAATTAGGAGAAGACGAACCTGAGATCACAGTTATGCGAGTTAGTTTAAAGGGAACCGATAAAGACGGCAAAGCCACTGAGGTTATTTACGACTTACACGATGAGTACGATCCTGAGACTGGGATATCTTCTATGTCCAGAACTACTGGTTATACCGCCACTGCTGCTGCCAATTGGTTACTGGACGGTCACTTTGATCAGCATGGGGTTTTTCCACCGGAACTAATTGGAGGTCATCCCGGTTGTTTTGATTATTTCTTGAATCACCTTGCCCAAAGGGGAGTGCACTATACCAAAAGGTAA
- the speB gene encoding agmatinase — MSKIIVQGIAYDAKSSFLKGPAKGPAGIRQALGSGSMNLCAEDGTNLESLDITDLGDFHLSDYHQILETSRENLAKGEKLFSLGGDHSVTYPIVKAHFEAGLKFDLLHIDAHTDLYEDYEGDRFSHACPMARIMEEGLVGRMVQVGIRTLSPHQQKQAARFGVEIHEMRHKYDWPELKFDRPIYITLDMDALDPAFAPGVSHHEPGGFSTRELIRLIQNLDVELVGCDLVEYNPERDIDQRTAYLGAKLFKELMAKLVK, encoded by the coding sequence ATGAGCAAAATAATTGTTCAAGGAATAGCCTACGACGCCAAGTCTTCCTTCCTGAAAGGGCCGGCAAAAGGACCGGCAGGTATACGACAGGCATTGGGATCCGGATCCATGAACCTCTGCGCAGAAGATGGGACCAACCTTGAAAGTCTCGATATTACTGATCTGGGGGATTTTCACTTATCAGACTATCACCAAATCTTGGAAACAAGCCGCGAAAACCTGGCAAAAGGAGAGAAACTCTTTAGTCTGGGAGGAGACCATTCGGTCACTTATCCCATAGTAAAGGCTCATTTTGAAGCAGGTCTAAAGTTTGACCTTTTACACATTGATGCCCATACCGATCTGTACGAGGATTACGAGGGTGATCGATTTTCACATGCGTGTCCAATGGCCAGGATCATGGAAGAAGGTTTAGTGGGTCGCATGGTACAGGTAGGCATCAGAACCCTGAGCCCCCATCAGCAAAAGCAGGCAGCTCGATTCGGAGTAGAGATTCATGAAATGCGGCATAAATACGATTGGCCGGAACTAAAATTTGACCGTCCAATCTATATCACCTTGGATATGGATGCCCTCGATCCCGCTTTCGCTCCTGGGGTTTCCCATCATGAACCTGGCGGATTTAGTACTAGAGAACTCATTCGGTTGATCCAAAATCTGGATGTAGAATTAGTTGGTTGTGACTTGGTGGAATACAATCCAGAACGAGATATTGATCAGCGTACGGCCTATTTAGGCGCTAAGCTGTTTAAGGAATTGATGGCCAAGTTGGTCAAGTAG
- a CDS encoding DUF6515 family protein codes for MKKAASNIFSISFFILLLTLMAPVEMEAQRFGHGASRGGGGRTMRSTPRPSTSNRSTRPSTSRPSTSNRKSTINGGHQRNNNRSYSKPSTSNRTTNRNTNNRAGVENKKTDRSNNRTSNVKDRSGNRTNNRNVDRSNTRNSNNRTTNRNSNNRNVDRSNRNINIDNSRNVTINQRNTYVRAGYRPYVRPPYVWGGFRYYCHYPYFYHPYRPFYWGPYYHPWGYFVATIATTAIIVSIVNDSNEKEEYHYDEGTYYVKTEDGYEVVQAPVGATVEEIPKSAEKVEINETTNNYYYGGAFYEKNAEGYTVVPATAGTIVPALPEGGEEVKIGDQTYVVFGETYYQPIQVDGKDMYEIVEIKEES; via the coding sequence ATGAAAAAAGCAGCATCTAACATATTCAGTATAAGTTTCTTTATCCTTTTGCTGACCTTGATGGCCCCAGTAGAGATGGAGGCTCAACGATTTGGTCATGGCGCGTCTCGAGGAGGCGGAGGCCGGACTATGCGATCGACTCCTCGACCGTCAACCAGTAATAGATCAACCAGGCCATCGACCTCTCGTCCGTCCACATCCAACAGGAAATCCACCATTAACGGCGGGCATCAGCGAAACAATAATCGGAGCTATTCCAAACCCAGCACCTCTAATCGGACTACCAACAGGAATACGAACAACCGAGCAGGAGTAGAGAATAAAAAGACCGATCGTTCTAACAACAGAACATCCAACGTGAAGGACAGAAGTGGCAACAGAACCAACAACAGGAATGTTGACCGATCCAATACTCGAAATTCTAACAATAGAACCACCAACAGAAATTCGAACAACAGAAATGTAGATCGGAGTAATCGCAACATCAATATTGACAATAGCAGAAATGTGACGATCAATCAGCGAAATACTTATGTCAGAGCGGGTTATAGACCTTATGTTAGGCCACCCTATGTTTGGGGAGGATTCCGCTACTACTGCCATTATCCGTACTTCTACCACCCATACAGACCGTTCTACTGGGGTCCATATTATCATCCTTGGGGATACTTCGTGGCTACTATAGCGACAACTGCCATAATTGTAAGTATAGTCAATGACAGCAACGAAAAAGAGGAATACCACTACGACGAAGGCACCTACTACGTGAAGACTGAAGACGGATATGAAGTGGTGCAGGCCCCGGTTGGGGCAACGGTGGAAGAGATACCCAAATCGGCCGAAAAGGTCGAGATCAACGAGACCACCAATAATTATTATTACGGTGGTGCCTTCTACGAGAAGAACGCAGAAGGTTATACCGTTGTTCCGGCCACAGCCGGCACCATAGTTCCCGCTCTGCCTGAAGGTGGCGAGGAGGTGAAGATAGGAGATCAAACCTATGTAGTGTTTGGCGAGACCTATTATCAGCCCATACAGGTAGATGGAAAGGATATGTACGAGATCGTAGAGATCAAGGAAGAGTCCTGA
- a CDS encoding PIG-L family deacetylase — protein sequence MFRTYRAVLVLFIASFTMQAQMTDVYVSAHPDDWQLFMNPNAYHSLKKDQHKVIFLHTTAGDAGAGTGENNYYLAREEGSLRAIRLMVNTLVGSNTLGTELNETSVSYYGHPIKRMEYGNAVIYFLRLPDGNYYGPGYPVHDNKSLQKLLKGEISNIQTVDQSTSYKDFRDLSMTITELLQKERSVGDTLRLNIAETDTLVNPGDHSDHRYSSYLMQGLAKDAGVQFIRFYIEYHTNTLPMNVFPEDYLISAGVWGATASGLSDMEHNSTWDSVHNSWIGRQYFREEELSPE from the coding sequence ATGTTCAGAACTTATCGCGCAGTATTGGTCCTATTCATTGCCAGCTTTACCATGCAGGCTCAAATGACCGATGTATACGTGTCTGCCCACCCTGACGACTGGCAGCTATTTATGAATCCAAATGCCTATCACAGTTTAAAGAAAGACCAACATAAGGTGATCTTCCTGCATACCACTGCCGGAGATGCGGGTGCAGGAACAGGAGAGAACAATTATTACCTGGCGCGAGAAGAAGGCAGTCTTAGAGCCATTAGGTTGATGGTCAACACCCTGGTGGGGAGCAATACCTTGGGAACTGAGCTCAACGAGACGTCAGTCTCCTATTACGGGCACCCCATTAAGCGAATGGAATACGGTAATGCGGTCATCTACTTTCTGAGGCTACCAGATGGCAACTACTACGGGCCCGGGTATCCTGTCCACGACAATAAAAGTTTGCAAAAACTGCTCAAAGGAGAGATCTCCAATATTCAAACCGTCGACCAAAGCACGAGCTATAAAGATTTCCGGGACCTGTCTATGACCATCACGGAATTGCTTCAAAAAGAAAGATCTGTCGGAGATACCTTGCGCCTCAACATAGCCGAGACCGATACCCTGGTCAACCCAGGTGATCACTCCGATCATCGTTACTCATCATACCTTATGCAAGGATTGGCCAAAGATGCAGGGGTTCAGTTTATCCGTTTTTACATTGAATATCACACCAATACCCTGCCCATGAATGTTTTCCCTGAGGATTACCTGATCTCTGCCGGAGTTTGGGGAGCAACAGCATCTGGGCTTTCGGACATGGAGCACAACAGCACTTGGGACTCTGTTCATAATTCGTGGATCGGCAGGCAATACTTCCGCGAAGAGGAACTTTCGCCTGAGTGA
- a CDS encoding mechanosensitive ion channel domain-containing protein produces the protein MSIIYYRLWIVLLLMTFSTVRGQNDSIQELAQDSLLAKQEIATDSLLEVARQSMIADSLERARLLEQLAEVRANDQAEKERIKAQIDSLQKAQLRKVARMQREADSLRAVTKGVAVVIFGDTIFQIYSKLGPNTPRERANDIVQEVEFLVSEEQFDPQQIRIVDSDDNTDVYHQEDILYTVTTKDAVWMNQERASLAKAYTDKLKSSYIAYKERTSLPALLKRIGWLVLTILLFFFGIKYLNKGLKRFNFWIVKRADKYMNGVQLKDYEFLSKSRQRQLVLWALNLGKWIFIVLLVYLALPIIFSIFPATEGIARTLISYILDPLSSFWNALIEFIPNLITIAVIIFITHHLIRFLRFLSEEVRSGKLEIPGFYPDWAKPTFNLIRILVNLFAFIVIFPYLPGSDSPVFQGISVFLGLLISLGSSSAIGNIIAGLVITYMRAFKIGDRVKIGETTGDVIEKSLLVTRVRTIKNEEVTIPNSFILNGSTINYTAASQERGLILNTAITIGYDVPWRDVHKLLISAAIKTELIMEEPGPFVFQTGLDDFYVSYQINAYTHQPEKAAAIYSELHANIQDAFNEAGVEILSPHYRAARDGNILTIPPDYIPPDYKAPSFRVSNTKKDQ, from the coding sequence ATGAGCATCATTTATTATCGTTTGTGGATAGTACTGCTGTTAATGACCTTTTCTACTGTAAGGGGTCAAAATGACAGTATACAAGAGCTGGCACAAGATAGCCTCCTGGCTAAACAGGAGATTGCTACCGATAGCCTCTTGGAAGTAGCTCGTCAGAGCATGATAGCCGATAGCCTCGAACGGGCTCGCCTTTTGGAGCAGCTGGCGGAAGTACGGGCAAACGATCAAGCCGAAAAGGAACGTATCAAGGCCCAGATCGATTCGCTGCAAAAGGCCCAGCTGCGAAAAGTGGCTCGTATGCAACGGGAGGCAGATTCGTTAAGAGCGGTTACCAAAGGGGTGGCCGTGGTCATTTTTGGCGATACCATTTTCCAGATCTATTCCAAACTGGGTCCCAATACCCCTAGAGAACGAGCCAATGATATCGTTCAAGAGGTTGAGTTCCTGGTCAGTGAAGAACAGTTTGATCCTCAACAGATCAGGATAGTCGATAGCGACGATAACACAGATGTCTATCATCAGGAGGACATCTTATACACGGTAACCACCAAGGATGCCGTTTGGATGAACCAAGAACGAGCTTCCCTCGCAAAAGCATATACCGATAAACTTAAGTCCAGTTACATCGCCTATAAAGAGCGCACCAGCCTTCCCGCCCTACTGAAACGGATAGGTTGGTTGGTACTCACAATCCTGTTGTTCTTTTTTGGCATAAAATACCTCAACAAAGGGCTAAAGCGATTCAACTTTTGGATTGTTAAGCGGGCAGATAAATACATGAATGGTGTCCAGTTAAAGGACTATGAGTTCCTCTCCAAATCGCGTCAACGCCAACTGGTTCTTTGGGCTCTGAATCTGGGTAAATGGATCTTTATAGTGCTGCTGGTTTATCTTGCCCTGCCAATCATTTTTAGCATTTTCCCAGCCACAGAGGGCATCGCCAGAACCCTGATCAGTTATATACTGGATCCGCTATCCAGTTTTTGGAATGCGCTGATCGAGTTCATCCCAAACCTCATCACCATTGCGGTGATCATCTTTATCACCCATCACCTGATTCGATTCTTGAGATTCTTGTCTGAGGAAGTTAGATCGGGCAAACTGGAAATTCCAGGCTTTTATCCAGACTGGGCCAAACCGACCTTCAACTTGATACGGATATTGGTCAACCTGTTTGCCTTTATTGTCATATTCCCATACCTCCCAGGGAGTGATTCTCCGGTATTCCAGGGAATAAGTGTTTTCCTGGGCTTGTTGATATCCCTTGGTTCATCTTCGGCCATTGGCAATATTATTGCCGGATTGGTCATTACCTACATGCGTGCATTTAAGATCGGTGATCGGGTCAAAATAGGTGAAACGACGGGAGATGTGATTGAAAAATCACTTCTGGTTACCAGGGTGCGAACCATCAAGAACGAAGAAGTGACCATACCAAACTCCTTCATTCTGAACGGAAGTACAATCAATTATACAGCAGCGAGCCAAGAGCGAGGATTAATCCTAAATACGGCTATTACAATTGGTTACGACGTGCCCTGGCGTGATGTGCACAAACTGCTGATCAGTGCTGCTATAAAGACAGAACTGATCATGGAAGAGCCGGGCCCTTTTGTTTTTCAGACCGGACTAGATGATTTCTATGTGAGCTATCAGATCAATGCTTATACTCACCAACCGGAAAAGGCGGCGGCTATTTATTCGGAATTACACGCCAATATTCAGGACGCTTTCAACGAAGCAGGTGTCGAGATTCTGTCGCCACACTACCGGGCTGCAAGGGACGGAAATATACTGACAATCCCACCTGATTACATTCCACCTGATTACAAGGCCCCTTCCTTTCGTGTATCAAACACTAAAAAGGATCAATAA
- a CDS encoding DUF2092 domain-containing protein, producing the protein MKKKHLILALSVFLIFGLSNHVHSQSDKDIDQVAVDILDKMSDVIGEIESCAFQLVKDEDFINDDGMVERRRTHTTSYFKGPDRFAIRSRGHKGNKGYWYNGETLTYYSFDENNYVVLPTPNTSMATIDSLHVTFGMRFPAADLFYPSFTDDVIDAFDRVKFAGMKQVDGKDYFHVVAENRQLIFQLWIGNDGFYMPQMYAYTIKGDQPRSVSATFKAWELGVELPNPMFEFTPPDGARLISIMAQE; encoded by the coding sequence GTGAAAAAGAAACATCTCATTTTAGCCCTTAGTGTATTTCTGATCTTTGGGCTGAGTAATCATGTCCATTCCCAATCCGATAAAGACATCGACCAGGTTGCCGTCGATATACTTGACAAGATGAGCGATGTGATCGGGGAAATAGAATCTTGCGCCTTCCAGTTGGTCAAAGATGAAGACTTCATCAATGACGACGGTATGGTCGAACGAAGAAGGACCCATACCACTTCGTATTTTAAAGGGCCGGATCGATTTGCGATCAGGAGCAGGGGACATAAAGGAAACAAAGGCTATTGGTATAACGGGGAGACTTTAACGTACTATTCCTTTGACGAAAACAATTACGTTGTATTACCTACTCCCAATACCAGTATGGCGACAATAGACAGTCTGCACGTGACCTTTGGGATGCGATTTCCAGCAGCCGATCTGTTCTACCCTTCGTTCACAGATGATGTGATCGATGCTTTTGATCGGGTAAAATTTGCCGGAATGAAACAGGTTGATGGCAAAGACTACTTCCATGTAGTAGCAGAAAATCGTCAATTGATCTTCCAGTTATGGATAGGCAATGATGGCTTCTATATGCCACAGATGTATGCTTATACCATCAAAGGAGATCAGCCCAGATCGGTGTCGGCGACTTTTAAGGCATGGGAACTGGGAGTAGAACTCCCCAATCCTATGTTCGAGTTCACCCCTCCGGACGGGGCACGTTTAATCAGTATAATGGCCCAAGAATAA
- a CDS encoding DUF6705 family protein: protein MTKTSILLIAALSIISCKAQTIYPLGTHDMVESKYYVKDIDEHHNDIVGTWRWENENSSFEIVLQEFEMFHYPNKSTAYYDVVFGKYTYVENGEVIASVQQIQPIPNSKLTLHFSEELSYKVVIEDVVSETSKVGEFVLVSSNTATMNLWNSNGVKINYGNGLAWALPESVMLIKQ from the coding sequence ATGACCAAAACTTCAATCCTTTTAATCGCAGCACTCAGCATAATATCCTGTAAGGCCCAAACAATCTACCCATTGGGCACTCATGATATGGTTGAAAGCAAATATTATGTAAAGGACATTGATGAACATCACAATGATATAGTTGGCACCTGGCGTTGGGAGAACGAGAATTCTTCATTTGAAATAGTTCTTCAGGAATTTGAAATGTTTCATTATCCCAATAAAAGTACCGCCTATTATGATGTAGTATTTGGAAAGTACACCTATGTTGAAAATGGCGAAGTTATTGCGTCGGTTCAGCAGATCCAACCAATACCAAACAGCAAGTTAACGTTGCACTTTTCGGAAGAATTATCCTATAAAGTAGTTATCGAGGACGTAGTTAGTGAAACTAGCAAGGTTGGCGAATTCGTATTGGTTTCATCAAATACAGCCACCATGAATTTATGGAATAGCAATGGTGTCAAAATCAATTATGGAAATGGACTGGCCTGGGCCCTGCCTGAATCGGTAATGCTAATTAAACAATGA
- a CDS encoding DUF3604 domain-containing protein: MKPHYLALALLVLVGCKNQEADQAEPAMEESTETTNSTTDKGYPTEVYFGDTHLHTELSMDAGAFGNRLSVDDAYRFAKGEEVTSSSGVTAKLSKPLDFLVVADHSDGMGLFQALMNNEEWVMEFEQGRKWADLIDEGKGAEAAVDLIKNFSQGTMEMNPNTPELMESVWKITIDGAEKHNQPGKFTAFIGYEWTSLIAGNNLHRVVIYRDNGEKTIGHLPYIADVGGSPDPEKLWENLQSYEDKTGGQVLAIPHNGNLSNGIMFARTTVDGDPFDLDYVQRRQRWEPIYEITQIKGDGEAHPFLSPNDEFADFENWDFGNLDLSAVKTNEMLEGEYARSALKMGLQFKGSLGVNPYKMGFIGSTDAHTSLATADDPNFFGKAANVEPYKERWEHPFIESELASIITWQTVASGYAAVWAQENTRESLFDAMMRRETYGTTGSRMKIRFFGGWDFTDADLEGDWVANGYERGVPMGGDLKNGVDKTPSFIVHTLMDPDYGSLDRIQIVKGWLNADGTTGEKVYDVVWSGDRQMDANGKVPLVANTVNVKDATWDNSSGAPELSTVWTDPDFDPSQEAFYYVRVLEIPTPRWTLYDKVNLGAEMPDNVPMTMTQRGYTSPIWYSPM, from the coding sequence ATGAAACCACATTATTTGGCCTTAGCACTTCTCGTGCTAGTTGGCTGTAAAAACCAGGAGGCCGATCAAGCTGAACCGGCCATGGAGGAATCCACCGAAACAACAAATTCAACCACAGACAAAGGGTATCCCACTGAGGTCTACTTCGGAGACACCCACCTGCACACCGAGCTTTCTATGGATGCCGGTGCCTTTGGAAACCGTTTGTCCGTAGACGATGCCTATCGCTTTGCCAAAGGAGAGGAAGTGACCTCCTCCTCTGGCGTTACGGCTAAACTTTCAAAACCCTTAGATTTCCTGGTGGTCGCTGACCATTCTGACGGTATGGGATTATTCCAGGCATTGATGAACAACGAAGAATGGGTGATGGAATTTGAACAAGGCAGAAAATGGGCCGATCTGATAGATGAAGGCAAAGGTGCAGAAGCTGCTGTAGATTTGATCAAGAATTTTTCTCAGGGGACCATGGAAATGAATCCCAACACCCCAGAACTCATGGAGTCTGTTTGGAAGATTACTATAGATGGGGCCGAAAAGCATAATCAACCAGGTAAATTTACCGCCTTCATCGGCTATGAGTGGACTTCCCTAATAGCCGGGAACAACTTGCACCGTGTTGTTATTTATAGGGACAACGGAGAAAAGACTATTGGTCATTTACCTTATATAGCGGATGTAGGTGGAAGTCCGGATCCAGAAAAACTTTGGGAGAACCTGCAGAGTTATGAGGACAAGACCGGAGGCCAGGTCTTGGCAATTCCACACAATGGAAACCTGAGTAACGGGATCATGTTTGCCCGTACAACAGTAGACGGAGACCCATTTGACTTGGACTATGTGCAACGACGTCAACGATGGGAACCCATATATGAGATCACCCAGATCAAAGGAGATGGGGAGGCTCACCCCTTCCTTTCGCCCAATGATGAATTTGCAGATTTCGAGAACTGGGATTTCGGAAACCTGGATCTATCTGCCGTGAAGACCAATGAAATGCTGGAAGGCGAATACGCCCGATCTGCGCTAAAAATGGGACTTCAGTTTAAAGGATCTTTAGGTGTTAACCCATACAAAATGGGCTTTATCGGTAGTACTGATGCCCATACTTCTTTGGCTACCGCAGATGATCCCAATTTCTTTGGAAAGGCGGCCAATGTAGAGCCCTACAAAGAAAGATGGGAACACCCGTTTATCGAATCTGAATTGGCCAGTATAATAACCTGGCAAACGGTCGCCTCCGGTTACGCGGCGGTCTGGGCACAAGAAAATACCAGGGAATCTCTTTTCGACGCCATGATGCGTAGAGAAACTTACGGTACTACCGGTTCCCGTATGAAGATCCGTTTCTTTGGAGGCTGGGACTTTACTGATGCTGATCTGGAAGGAGATTGGGTGGCCAATGGTTACGAGCGAGGTGTGCCCATGGGAGGCGATCTGAAGAATGGAGTAGACAAAACTCCTTCATTTATTGTTCACACCCTTATGGATCCCGATTACGGGAGCCTGGATCGGATTCAGATCGTAAAAGGCTGGCTCAATGCCGATGGAACTACAGGTGAAAAAGTGTACGACGTTGTTTGGAGTGGCGATCGTCAGATGGATGCCAACGGAAAGGTTCCTTTAGTAGCCAACACGGTCAATGTTAAAGATGCAACCTGGGACAACTCTTCCGGAGCCCCAGAATTGAGCACTGTATGGACAGACCCTGATTTTGATCCTTCACAGGAGGCTTTTTACTATGTTCGCGTGCTGGAGATCCCTACCCCCAGATGGACACTTTACGACAAAGTCAACCTAGGAGCTGAGATGCC
- a CDS encoding DUF6705 family protein, producing MGRNTLTILALLTMSSIWAQSPVIGLFEGEEYGETYNAYYKDTQGDLDKFVGTWLWSKDSVSWKIELRLLKEELIVFNLNNKEHRHYTDLLIGEMVYTENGKELINLLGRFADPDVENWGFSITGNDIFGSTSIPICDYCSDSERRVSVYLEDPNFNYIRNKAVLRHVISNGQETIQLNLRQMYVYDEDNPNPDAPALLTMQYGTYTLVKQ from the coding sequence ATGGGTAGAAATACACTAACAATTCTGGCTCTCTTAACCATGAGCAGCATTTGGGCTCAATCTCCTGTCATTGGCTTATTTGAAGGAGAAGAATATGGAGAGACCTACAACGCCTATTATAAAGACACTCAAGGCGACCTAGACAAATTTGTTGGAACTTGGTTATGGTCCAAGGACTCAGTTAGCTGGAAAATAGAGCTAAGACTACTTAAAGAAGAACTGATTGTTTTCAACCTTAACAACAAAGAGCATAGACACTACACGGATTTACTAATTGGTGAAATGGTTTACACCGAAAATGGTAAAGAACTAATCAACTTATTAGGACGCTTTGCTGATCCCGATGTAGAAAACTGGGGTTTCAGTATTACAGGCAATGACATATTTGGCTCAACGAGCATACCAATTTGTGATTATTGCTCAGACTCCGAAAGAAGAGTTAGTGTTTATTTGGAAGACCCAAACTTCAATTATATCAGGAATAAAGCAGTTCTTAGACATGTCATCTCAAATGGGCAAGAAACGATTCAATTGAACCTCCGTCAAATGTATGTTTATGACGAGGACAACCCCAATCCAGATGCACCGGCTTTACTCACTATGCAGTATGGGACTTACACATTGGTAAAGCAATGA